A genome region from Pseudomonas sp. N3-W includes the following:
- a CDS encoding acyl-CoA dehydrogenase — protein MGGKASFNWIDPLLLDQQLTEEERMVRDTAEQFAQQKLAPRVLEAFRHEKTDPAIFREMGEVGLLGATIPEQYGGSGLSYVSYGLIAREVERVDSGYRSMMSVQSSLVMVPINEFGTEAQKQKYLPKLASGEWIGCFGLTEPDHGSDPGAMITRARKVEGGYSLTGSKMWITNSPIADVFVVWGKDDAGDIRGFVLEKGWKGLSAPAIHGKVGLRASITGEIVMDNVFVPEENIFPDVRGLKGPFTCLNSARYGISWGALGAAEFCWHTARQYTLDRQQFGRPLAATQLIQKKLADMQTEITLALQGCLRLGRMKDEGTAAVEITSIMKRNSCGKSLDIARMARDMLGGNGISDEFGIARHLVNLEVVNTYEGTHDVHALILGRAQTGIQAFY, from the coding sequence ATGGGCGGTAAAGCTAGCTTCAACTGGATCGATCCCCTGCTGCTGGATCAACAGCTCACCGAAGAAGAACGCATGGTCCGCGACACCGCCGAGCAGTTCGCTCAGCAGAAGCTCGCGCCGCGTGTTCTTGAAGCTTTCCGTCATGAAAAAACCGATCCGGCGATCTTTCGCGAGATGGGGGAAGTGGGTCTGCTGGGCGCAACCATTCCCGAGCAATACGGCGGCAGCGGCCTGAGCTACGTCAGCTACGGTTTGATAGCCCGTGAGGTCGAGCGCGTCGATTCGGGTTATCGCTCGATGATGAGCGTGCAGTCTTCACTGGTGATGGTGCCGATCAACGAATTCGGCACCGAGGCGCAGAAACAGAAATACCTGCCGAAACTGGCTTCGGGTGAATGGATCGGTTGCTTTGGTCTGACAGAGCCTGATCACGGTTCCGACCCAGGAGCGATGATTACTCGTGCACGCAAAGTGGAAGGCGGCTACAGCCTGACCGGCAGCAAGATGTGGATCACCAACAGTCCGATCGCCGATGTGTTCGTGGTCTGGGGCAAGGACGATGCGGGTGACATCCGTGGCTTCGTGCTGGAGAAGGGCTGGAAGGGCCTGAGCGCTCCGGCGATTCACGGCAAGGTCGGCTTGCGTGCATCCATCACCGGGGAGATCGTCATGGACAACGTGTTTGTCCCTGAAGAGAACATCTTCCCGGACGTCCGCGGTTTGAAAGGCCCTTTCACCTGTCTCAATTCTGCGCGCTATGGCATCTCGTGGGGCGCGCTGGGTGCCGCCGAATTCTGCTGGCACACCGCTCGCCAGTACACCCTGGACCGGCAGCAGTTCGGTCGCCCATTGGCGGCTACGCAGTTGATCCAGAAAAAGCTGGCCGACATGCAGACCGAAATTACTCTGGCGCTGCAAGGTTGCCTGCGTCTGGGCCGTATGAAGGATGAAGGCACGGCTGCCGTTGAAATCACCTCGATCATGAAGCGTAATTCCTGCGGCAAGTCCCTGGATATTGCGCGTATGGCGCGTGACATGCTGGGTGGCAATGGTATTTCCGATGAGTTCGGTATCGCTCGTCATCTGGTCAACCTGGAAGTTGTGAATACCTATGAAGGTACACACGACGTTCATGCGCTGATCCTCGGCCGTGCGCAGACAGGCATCCAGGCCTTCTATTAA
- a CDS encoding CaiB/BaiF CoA-transferase family protein translates to MGALSHLRVLDLSRVLAGPWAGQILADLGAEVIKVERPGNGDDTRAWGPPFLKDAYGENTSEAAYYLSANRNKQSVTIDFTRPEGQKLVRELAAKSDILIENFKVGGLAAYGLDYASLKAINPDLIYCSITGFGQTGPYAKRAGYDFMIQGLGGLMSLTGQPEGEEGAGPVKVGVALTDILTGLYSTVAILAALAHRDHDGGGQHIDMALLDVQVACLANQAMNYLTTGNAPKRLGNAHPNIVPYQDFPTADGDFILTVGNDGQFRKFAEVAGQPQWADDPRFATNKLRVANRAVLIPLIRQATVFKTTAQWVVQLEQAGVPCGPINDLAQVFDDPQVRARGLAIELPHALAGMVPQVASPIRLSETPVEYRSAPPLLGEHTLEVLQRVLGLSAGDVAAFKSSGVL, encoded by the coding sequence ATGGGCGCGCTTTCGCATCTACGGGTACTGGATTTGTCGCGGGTACTGGCCGGGCCTTGGGCGGGTCAGATTCTCGCGGACCTTGGCGCCGAGGTGATCAAGGTCGAGCGCCCGGGCAATGGCGATGACACGCGTGCCTGGGGGCCGCCTTTCCTTAAAGACGCCTATGGCGAGAACACCAGTGAGGCGGCCTACTACTTGTCCGCCAATCGCAACAAGCAATCGGTGACTATCGACTTCACCCGGCCTGAAGGGCAGAAGCTGGTGCGTGAGCTGGCGGCGAAGTCGGACATTCTGATCGAGAACTTCAAGGTCGGGGGGCTGGCAGCTTACGGGCTGGACTACGCGTCGCTGAAGGCGATCAATCCCGATCTGATCTACTGCTCGATCACCGGGTTCGGCCAGACCGGGCCTTATGCCAAGCGGGCAGGTTACGACTTCATGATTCAAGGCCTTGGTGGCCTGATGAGCCTGACCGGGCAGCCGGAAGGCGAAGAGGGGGCGGGGCCGGTGAAAGTCGGTGTGGCTCTGACCGATATTCTGACCGGACTCTATTCAACGGTGGCGATTCTGGCGGCGCTGGCTCATCGCGACCATGATGGTGGCGGCCAGCACATCGATATGGCGTTGCTGGACGTGCAGGTGGCGTGCCTGGCCAACCAGGCGATGAACTACCTGACGACGGGCAATGCGCCGAAACGCTTGGGCAACGCTCATCCGAACATCGTGCCGTATCAGGACTTTCCTACGGCGGACGGCGATTTCATTCTCACCGTCGGCAATGACGGGCAGTTCCGCAAGTTTGCCGAGGTGGCAGGTCAGCCTCAGTGGGCGGATGACCCGCGCTTTGCGACCAACAAGCTGCGAGTCGCCAATCGGGCGGTGCTGATTCCGCTGATACGTCAGGCGACAGTATTCAAGACCACCGCGCAATGGGTTGTGCAGCTGGAGCAGGCGGGTGTCCCTTGTGGGCCGATCAATGATCTGGCGCAGGTGTTTGATGATCCGCAGGTTCGGGCGCGAGGACTGGCCATCGAACTGCCCCATGCACTGGCCGGGATGGTGCCGCAGGTGGCGAGTCCGATTCGTCTGTCCGAGACGCCTGTGGAGTATCGCAGCGCGCCTCCTTTATTGGGGGAGCATACGCTGGAGGTTCTGCAGCGGGTGTTGGGATTGAGTGCGGGTGATGTGGCCGCTTTCAAGTCATCCGGGGTGCTCTGA
- a CDS encoding LysR family transcriptional regulator has protein sequence MRRKIPSTTALISFEAAARHESFTKAAQELSLTQGAICRQIASLEEFLSVELFRRSRRGVKLTEAGLSYSRRVAAQLDAVERDTLSVMGQQGANVIELAVVPTFGTQWLLPRLKDFQHKHPEVTVNLTNRTRPFLFADTEFDAAIYFGDADWSGTQSHRLMGENPMPVCSPGLLGNRTHLTPGEIADMSLLQQTTRPYAWRQWFNAHNLNIPRDMTGPRYELFSMLAQAAMHDMGIALIPPFLIQRELAEKRLVIANPQALSSIKAYYLMIPERKVESASLRAFRDWLVSQAQSYSLEE, from the coding sequence ATGCGCAGGAAAATCCCCAGCACCACAGCCCTGATCAGCTTCGAGGCGGCGGCGCGTCATGAGAGTTTTACCAAGGCCGCCCAGGAGCTTTCTCTGACCCAAGGTGCGATTTGCCGACAGATCGCCAGCCTTGAGGAGTTCCTCAGCGTCGAACTGTTCCGACGTTCACGGCGCGGAGTGAAACTGACGGAAGCGGGGCTTTCCTACAGCCGTCGTGTGGCTGCGCAACTGGATGCCGTTGAACGGGACACCTTATCGGTCATGGGCCAGCAAGGCGCCAACGTGATTGAGCTGGCAGTCGTGCCCACCTTTGGTACCCAATGGCTGCTGCCACGACTCAAGGACTTTCAGCACAAGCACCCGGAAGTCACTGTCAACCTGACCAACCGCACCCGCCCTTTCTTGTTTGCCGATACCGAGTTCGATGCCGCTATCTACTTTGGCGATGCCGATTGGTCCGGGACGCAATCCCACAGACTGATGGGCGAAAATCCGATGCCGGTGTGCAGCCCCGGGCTACTGGGCAATCGGACACATCTGACACCCGGCGAGATCGCAGACATGTCGCTGCTGCAACAAACCACCCGCCCCTATGCCTGGCGCCAATGGTTCAACGCCCACAACCTGAACATCCCTCGCGACATGACAGGGCCGCGCTACGAGCTATTCTCGATGTTGGCGCAAGCCGCCATGCATGACATGGGAATCGCCTTGATTCCGCCCTTCCTGATCCAGCGTGAACTGGCGGAGAAGCGCCTGGTGATTGCCAACCCTCAGGCACTGTCGAGCATCAAGGCGTATTACCTGATGATTCCCGAGCGAAAGGTCGAATCCGCCTCTTTAAGGGCTTTCCGCGATTGGCTAGTGAGCCAGGCACAGAGCTACAGCCTAGAAGAGTAA